A stretch of Toxoplasma gondii ME49 chromosome V, whole genome shotgun sequence DNA encodes these proteins:
- a CDS encoding 3'5'-cyclic nucleotide phosphodiesterase domain-containing protein (encoded by transcript TGME49_220420~Predicted trans-membrane domain (TMHMM2.0):210-233:247-270:276-299:308-331:337-360), with translation MPTSQQGEGASATVDRRPIIVSSASLAPIREDAGEGLGETGGTGTGAGPPLPCHSPGVTAEVAPQEGEEPLGPLHMWKRFILTKFSGGKKSDQAPGRRSSSLTSLSVPSGQLTSGISSSSAGLKSVWAPQSRMSSVSRTDSGSSGTGRSPDISTPTLYNRRKAEADEKSRFTLKGIVTTKWRHGEALSFIHPFWLTFENKDLEHQWKMQDLHYFAALVVRILACLALALPLFLLYCNFICRNCESTFLLPLIAISPSSIIAAAAYCCPVLQIRFRGVFTLWCCWIAVATVFFCEPSRLIKLLGLSEDTSFALGETGWMTTMPLILFSAILGGVEWPKFALITLVETTSVIVAISFLSTPLKACSRIPLQVFNAVTMIIANFTVRRLEIYRRLRYLEYRFAAGQLRCFEDEAARFIKASPVEDAFYCIKESERLLSEQLYAPEKGKTTTQTLYRCILYLTRAQIKLSLFDEKPATDPFFFYRADYPFSSPDGHHANDGAVGERPTSGAERFAAPREYHVAISESGGEDVDNTATKTRQIDIGTSNRTPEAAGDISPTAEPDVIERETSPVRVPTYKRKHHITSGRRMLDQRRNEAFDKFGDALACAFGIPSPQPPPPLRAKPVLRGLKQAARSKDISVSRTWAKDPPSEAKPLARRHSFVTLGAIDDNLFGLVERVGEDWDLDMFELCKQTNRMTLMATGFRLQHRFLAEYEPAFHLCTSTWRNFLREVSQRYRHNPYHNEQHGAAVAHMMVFLLRACQAWHMFKPLYQTAIIVAALVHDVGHFAMNNHYVVNSGHPLAITYNDRSVLENFHSALAFRIMGTNGNENFNITETFSAEDKRDFRKLIIELVLETDILFHFDFIGRFRLRRPMSPFFKLLGERGANPSFGQNPVSLLSSPSRTATDVEATSKEEAQDLTLLAKACIRSADVGHAAVEWRQHYFYSKAVQTEFFNQGKAEKRLRLRISPCCDPVSTDVPKCQDGFISYISRPLFEELALINTNGAIMQKCVPLLKANQATWNRIKTKGIEWNSAEALQEGFKTV, from the exons ATGCCGACTTCTCAGCAAGGCGAAGGTGCCTCGGCCACTGTAGACCGGCGACCGATTattgtttcttctgcctctctggcTCCCATTCGAGAGGATGCGGGAGAAGGTCTGGGAGAAACTGGTGGTACAGGGACCGGAGCCGGCCCCCCTCTGCCTTGTCACTCGCCGGGTGTCACTGCCGAAGTTGCGCcacaagaaggcgaggaaccCCTGGGGCCCTTACACATGTGGAAACGGTTCATTCTGACGAAATTCTCTGGGGGCAAAAAGAGCGACCAGGCCCCTGGCAggcgttcctcttctttgaCCTCGTTGTCGGTCCCTTCAGGGCAACTGACTAGTGGAATCAGCTCAAGCTCTGCAGGTCTGAAAAGTGTCTGGGCCCCGCAGTCACGAatgtcctctgtctctcgtacAGATTCTGGGTCTAGTGGCACAGGACGGTCCCCTGACATCTCCACTCCCACTCTATACAATCGACGAAAAGCGGAGGCGGACGAAAAGTCAAG ATTTACTCTCAAGGGCATCGTCACGACAAAGTGGAGACACGGTGAAGCACTTTCCTTCATTCACCCGTTTTGGTTAACTTTCGAAAACAAGGATCTCGAGCACCAGTGGAAGATGCAG gACCTGCATTACTTTGCTGCCCTCGTCGTTCGGATCCTCGCATGCTTGGCGCTAGCATTGCCTC TATTTCTGCTCTACTGCAACTTCATCTGCAGGAATTGCGAGTCCACCTTTTTGCTTCCGTTGATAGCCATTTCGCCTTCTAGCATCATCGCTGCAGCTGCGTATTGCTGTCCCGTTTTACAAATAAGGTTCCGAGGGGTGTTTACACTCTGGTGCTGCTGGATAGCGGTCGcaactgtttttttctgtgaac CTTCGCGCTTGATAAAGTTGCTGGGACTCTCAGAAGACACATCGTTTGCTCTTGGCGAGACTGGATGGATGACGACCATGCCGCTCATTCTGTTTTCTGCAATCCTTGGCGGCGTCGAGTGGCCCAAATTTGCGCTCATCACGCTCGTCGAGACCACCTCGGTTATTGTCGccatttcttttctgtcaACGCCCCTGAAAGCCT GCAGCCGAATCCCCCTACAAGTTTTCAATGCCGTCACCATGATTATCGCCAACTTTACGGTGCGACGTCTCGAGATATACAGACGACTGCGTTATCTGGAATACCGATTT GCTGCTGGGCAACTCCGATGCTTCGAGGACGAGGCGGCACGGTTCATCAAGGCGTCGCCAGTGGAAGATGCCTTCTACTGCATCAAAGAATCAGAG CGCCTCCTGTCTGAGCAATTGTACGCACCTGAAAAGGGCAAAACGACGACTCAGACACTGTACAGATGCATCTTGTATCTAACAAGGGCCCAGATCaagttgtctctcttcgacgAGAAACCTGCAACGGATCCATTTTTCTTCTATCGGGCGGACTATCCTTTCTCGTCACCTGACGGTCATCACGCCAATGATGGAGCCGTCGGAGAAAGGCCGACAAGTGGGGCTGAAAGATTTGCAGCTCCACGGGAATATCATGTTGCCATATCGG AATCCGGCGGTGAAGATGTAGACAACACAGCAACGAAAACCAGGCAGATCGACATAGGAACATCGAACCGGACTCCAGAAGCCGCGGGTGATATTTCTCCAACTGCAGAACCAGATGTTatcgaaagagagacgtcTCCTGTACGAGTCCCGACTTACAAGCGGAAGCACCATATCACAAGTGGACGACGTATGCTAGATCAAAGAAGAAATGAAGCTTTTGA CAAGTTTGGGGATGCGCTCGCATGTGCATTTGGAATTCCGTCACCTCAAcctcctcctccgcttcGGGCAAAACCGGTTCTACGTGGCCTCAAGCAGGCGGCTAGATCCAAAGATATCAGCGTCTCGCGGACATGGGCAAAAGATCCACCAAGTGAAGCGAAACCCCTGGCGCGACGTCACTCTTTTGTCACCCTCGGGGCGATCGACGATAACCTCTTTGGGTTGGTTGAACGTGTTGGGGAAGACTGGGATCTCGATATGTTTGAACTCTGCAAGCAGACCAACAGGATGACATTGATGGCAACAGGGTTTCGTCTACAGCA CCGATTTCTAGCTGAATATGAACCTGCCTTCCACCTATGTACTAGCACATGGCGTAACTTCCTCAGAGAAGTTTCTCAAAG GTACAGACACAACCCCTACCACAACGAGCAGCATGGTGCAGCGGTGGCGCACATGAtggttttccttcttcgcgcttgCCAAGCTTGGCACAT GTTCAAGCCTCTGTATCAAACAGCCATCATCGTCGCTGCTCTCGTGCACGACGTCGGCCACTTCGCCATGAACAACCATTACGTGGTTAACAGCGGCCATCCTCTTGCGATCACCTACAATGACCGG TCCGTCTTGGAAAACTTTCATTCAGCTCTGGCATTCCGAATAATGGGCACGAACGGTAATGAAAATTTCAACATTACGGAAACATTTTCAGCGGAGGACAAACGA GACTTCCGGAAATTAATCATCGAGCTCGTTTTGGAGACAGACATTCTCTTCCACTTTGACTTCATTGGTCGCTTCCGTCTACGGCGGCCGATGTCGCCTTTTTTCAAGCTCttgggagagagaggtgcTAATCCAAGCTTCGGTCAGAATCCGGTTTCCCTCTTGAGTTCGCCCTCCAGAACGGCAACTGATGTCGAGGCGACATCGAAGGAAGAAGCTCAGGACCTCACTTTATTGGCAAAAGCATGCATCCGAAGCGCCGACGTAGG GCACGCAGCGGTGGAATGGCGTCAACATTACTTCTATTCAAAGGCTGTACAAACCGAGTTTTTCAACCAG GGGAAGGCCGAGAAACGACTGCGGTTACGAATCTCCCCATGCTGTGATCCGGTCTCGACCGATGTTCCCAAGTGCCAAGATGGCTTTATTTCGTACATCAGCCGCCCACTGTTTGAAGAGCTTGCCCTTATCAACACGAACGGCGCGATAATGCAA AAATGTGTCCCATTGCTAAAGGCAAACCAAGCAACCTGGAACCGAATAAAGACGAAAGGAATCGAGTGGAACTCTGCTGAGGCCCTGCAGGAAGGATTTAAAACGGTCTGA
- a CDS encoding hypothetical protein (encoded by transcript TGME49_220430~Predicted trans-membrane domain (TMHMM2.0):190-213:710-730:744-767:891-914:928-951:1169-1192:1270-1293:1299-1322:1336-1359:1371-1394:1456-1479) translates to MEVDHRPWSPPRNRDSAAGHASPPLEATSARGNTFLLPASEPNFSPAKDLSFSGAGVGLVFEDNSVRNETALPESPPGMASLTASNSPPFSSVSSHPHSASASPPPSSSASPPPSSSSSSPHPSSSAAGSRASHGERSESEPASGVDLVRHPESMDELLAATRMAADRIASARQTSPFAPSLPGFSLRFFSFLVAFLSVFAVHLHIASLSLLVRRDAAELTTGQPFAGEVERAAAPEGSGGATHSEARGSLSVGPSLASAFAGLDLSTVGSSVGDIRGNTPRVSSGDRFTPVVRPGEYGEASVSSFQNAKETHADPRILEEKKKTEPGSLASLFFSRGQTPGLSRPEESTSSSLKEAASALSASLQESPSSEFFVTSLLDMSALLTSASPLPASWPVAEDILIAWHLVCQALGCLFFGCAADSKGRRWVLSRALKLLAFSSLAFTVSALLTARIFHKEPAGHLSNPPQPSSSSPLSASLLSARSAIPLENSGPQAPAVAGSLARARRAGLMRLVDLQAETDSQTGEAGKERADTSRETDASRSEVSASILRATRGQAGAFNKVARETPKQVESLPQSTKAQDGNLTKQSSFPLDVVESLRWDSRKDVREAGGEMGDAGEGEAAVSASANSSPASSSWMSILEEDGEENPFSSDASGARGVRVPANFSSLLSPPLLVHSLTSLAPGELRRRETFQKPDSSLSPSFSWETLRGLGVSLMHAVLVFFARAFHVLKSFSLSASVWLPTVAAPLFALFFFSMAAAACGGVFVAAHCICFEAAAAFRLSIHSKQSEGSAAAESSSPAEAASPGSPLCSPRTRDEDGALASRVSRDPEALDSSLLSAASPVREGRLPSGVWRPAKKFFSRLFTPLSRALRRQQSPRAGSRFAFSSSPYIPIAYLVAVQMAAHFFLPVVLSAALSKLAPSAPAVSIAPFPLFCLGASFPLPLCLLLVLVTDCVLTENPYFLSQRASLLKALRSGQHEEAELHTSGPSSRVHPTPSDDSRFSSATYLVVNIQSSPESGANPKPLSLRSSSKHGQTSFPEACIRSPGSSSPSELNSDSQEPHVQRRIRLETSRASRRSSSSPANELLAPLLAGSGEDEGEAVSASVEDPQPPERSDRRFLTSCLRAPFFWFCSWRARRSCMQFSCLCAVASAAQKSLPVYRQYLGTKRVTSLWGVTAPAAFIGAALCLRGFFRFLLLDCVVLRDGEKAVVQPTGGSLGFSSRQTQMATLGPLTTLDLPWYGIPVAPVAGVAADPAIRLEPSIEPQLRLFHLSIPVMLVRVLTAILPVFLLSLLPPKPLQMVGGIICGFMSFGIALTLTTLSQRFPSIPPISASKTASLLYEVVFSWCSFAPAFTVALLPLQGFHTGVRGGAAGAASACVRAGAGLAILAVQLLFRLPSWWDFPDIFSTDDTSSAPSLDSVLGADGSAAGPSVRTPEQPVGAGLPAVTSGDDACSAEAVAAAMFACGYYVIAAALTLMLTTHVRLPKFFGDQIVEEEEEGLQDLTAEARRRRRKNSARPELCRLVSQRWGAQWVEGEEEGVGVILDRLYIHLVTHPVDSSGGELEDDDDLEEVGDDVRLPGPESEQPKEGGVEERADGGSGRCSPRRALRNRKSSVYPK, encoded by the coding sequence ATGGAGGTCGACCATCGACCCTGGTCTCCGCCTCGCAACAGAGACTCTGCGGCGGGGCATGCTTCTCCCCCGTTAGAAGCAACCTCGGCGCGAGGAAAcacctttctccttcctgcctCGGAGCCGAACTTTTCTCCCGCCAAAGATTTGTCCTTCTCTGGCGCGGGTGTGGGCCTCGTTTTCGAGGACAACTCTGTAAGGAACGAGACCGCGCTTCCTGAATCTCCTCCTGGTATGGCGTCTCTCACAGCCTCCAACAGCCCACCATTCTCCTCAGTATCTTCTCATCCTCACAgtgcttctgcctctccacctccctcttcttctgcctctccacctccctcttcatcttcctcctctccacatccgtcgtcttctgccgcaggttctcgcgcttctcacGGCGAAAGAAGCGAGTCTGAACCTGCGAGCGGCGTCGACCTTGTCCGTCATCCGGAGAGTATGGATGAGTTGTTGGCGGCAACGCGTATGGCCGCGGACCGAATCGCCTCTGCGCGTCAGACCTCTCCGTTTGCGCCGAGTCTTCcaggtttctctcttcgcttcttctccttcctcgtagcgttcctctccgtctttgcCGTCCATCTCCACAtcgcatctctctctctcctcgtccgcagagacgccgcagagCTTACAACGGGGCAGCCGTTTGCTGGAGAGGTCGAACGCGCCGCTGCGCCCGAGGGCTCCGGCGGCGCCACGCACAGCGAGGCGCGAGGGAGTCTCTCTGTGGGTCCCTCTCTGGCATCCGCTTTTGCCGGTCTCGATCTCTCCACTGTGGGGTCAAGCGTCGGAGACATCAGAGGGAACACACCGCGGGTGTCGAGTGGAGATCGCTTCACTCCGGTCGTGCGTCCTGGGGAGTACGGGGAAGcgagcgtttcttctttccaaaACGCcaaagaaacgcatgcagatccaCGGATcctggaggagaagaagaagacggaaccAGGGTCGCTGGCGtcgctctttttttctcgaggacAAACGCCCGGGCTTTCGCGTCCTGAAGAGTCcacttcgtcttccttgAAAGAGGCTGCGTCTgcgctctctgcgtcgctaCAAGAGTCGCCGTCTTCCGAGTTCTTCGTGACTTCGCTCCTCGATATGTCCGCGCTTCTGACGTCTGCCTCGCCCCTCCCCGCCTCATGGCCTGTCGCAGAGGACATCCTCATCGCCTGGCACCTCGTCTGTCAGGccctcgggtgtctcttcttcggctgcgCTGCGGACTCCAAGGGGCGACGCTGGGTGCTGTCCAGAGCTCTCAAACTGcttgctttctcctctctcgcattcactgtctctgctcttctcacGGCGCGCATCTTTCACAAGGAACCTGCAGGACATCTCTCAAATCCCCCAcagccttcttcctcttctcctctctcggcttctctcttgagTGCTAGAAGTGCAATCCCTCTTGAGAATTCCGGGCCGCAGGCGCCGGCAGTTGCAGGGTCTCTGGCGCGGGCGAGGAGGGCAGGCCTTATGAGGCTCGTCGACCttcaagcagagacagactcgcagacaggcgaagcgggcaaagagagagcagacacgAGTCGGGAAACAGACGCGTCTCGCTCTGAGGTCTCGGCGTCAATTCTTCGAGCAACTCGGGGACAGGCTGGGGCCTTCAACAAAGtcgcgcgagagacgccgaaaCAAGTAGAGAGTCTCCCTCAGTCGACGAAGGCGCAAGATGGAAACCTGACAAAACAAAGCAGTTTTCCGCTCGATGTAGTGGAGAGCTTGCGATGGGACTCGCGAAAAGATGTCCGAGAGGCAGGCGGGGAAATgggagacgctggagaaggcgaggctgCTGTTTCTGCGTCGGCAAACAGCTCACCCGCCAGCAGTTCTTGGATGTCAATCCTAGAGGaggatggagaagaaaatccCTTTTCTTCAGATGCATCTGGTGCGCGAGGCGTGAGGGTTCCAGCAAACTTTTcatctctcctttcgccaCCTCTCCTTGTCCATTCCCTCACGAGTCTGGCCCCTGGAgagctgagaagaagagagacattTCAGAAGCCGGACTCTTCActgtcgccttccttttcgtGGGAGACCTTGCGCGGCCTTGGTGTCTCTctgatgcatgcagttctcgTGTTCTTCGCGCGAGCTTTCCATGTCTTAAagtccttctcgctctccgcctCTGTCTGGCTGCCCACTGTCGCTGCCCCGttgttcgctctcttcttcttctccatggCTGCTGCCGCCTGCGGGGgagtcttcgtcgctgcccACTGCATCTGCTTCGAGGCCGCGGCAGCCTTCCGGCTGTCTATACACTCGAAGCAGTCTGAGGGAAGCGCCGCGGCGGAGTCGTCTTCACCTGCTGAGGCAGCGTCTCCTGGGAGTCCCCTTTGCTCGCCGAGGAcaagagacgaggacggaGCGTTGGCAAGTCGGGTGTCTAGGGACCCTGAGGCGctcgattcttctcttctctcggctgcTTCCCCCGTGCGAGAAGGGAGGCTTCCTTCTGGGGTCTGGCGGCCAGCGAAaaagtttttctctcggctgtTCACGCCTCTTTCCCGAGCGCTTCGGCGCCAGCAGTCGCCCCGCGCTGGCAGTCGgtttgccttctcctcttcgccgtACATCCCGATTGCGTATCTGGTGGCGGTGCAGATGGCTGCTCACTTTTTTCTGCcagttgttctctctgcagctctctcGAAACTGGCGCCGTCAGCTCCCGCAGTCTCCATTGCGCCCTTCCCCTTGTTCTGTCTGGgcgcctcgtttcctctgcctctgtgccttcttctcgtccttgtCACCGACTGCGTGCTCACGGAAAATCCGTACTTCCTCTCGCaacgcgcttctctgctgaaGGCTCTGCGATCTGGACAGCATGAAGAAGCGGAGCTGCACACCAGCGGCCCGTCTAGCAGGGTACACCCCACTCCGAGCGACgactctcgcttctcttccgccaCCTACTTGGTGGTCAACATCCAGAGTTCTCCGGAGTCGGGAGCGAACCCCAAACCGCTCTCTCTGAGAAGTTCGTCCAAACATGGACAAACTTCTTTTCCAGAGGCGTGCATTCGGTCGCCcgggtcttcttcgccttcagaGTTGAACTCCGACTCGCAGGAACCTCACGTTCAGAGACGAATTCGTCTGGAGACTTCGCGAGCCTCCCGACGGAGCTCGTCGTCGCCTGCCAACGAGCTGTTagcgcctcttctcgcggggtccggagaagacgaaggcgaggctgTCTCGGCGTCGGTTGAGGACCCGCAACCTCCAGAAAGAAGCGATAGAAGGTTCCTGACTTCTTGCCTCCGTGCTCCTTTCTTTTGGTTCTGTTCCTGGCGTGCGAGACggtcttgcatgcagttttcgTGCCTCTGCGCGGTGGCGTCAGCAGCGCAGAAGTCGCTtccggtgtacagacagtaCCTGGGGACAAAGCGCGTGACGTCGCTCTGGGGTGTCACTGCACCTGCGGCCTTTATCGGCGCGGCCTTGTGTCTTCGCGGTTTTTTCCGGTTTCTTTTGCTGGACTGTGTCGTCCTCCGAGACGGGGAAAAGGCCGTCGTTCAGCCGACCGGAGGAAGTTTGGGGTTTTCCTCTCGACAGACTCAGATGGCAACTCTCGGTCCGCTGACGACGTTGGATCTCCCGTGGTATGGGATCCCTGTCGCGCCCGTGGCGGGCGTCGCTGCGGATCCTGCGATTCGTCTCGAGCCGAGCATTGAGCCGCAGCTGCGTCTGTTCCATTTGAGCATTCCCGTGATGTTGGTGCGCGTCCTCACTGCGAttctccccgtcttcctgctctctcttttgcccCCGAAGCCGCTGCAGATGGTGGGCGGCATCATCTGTGGCTTCATGAGTTTCGGGATTGCCTTGACACTCACCACACTCAGCCAGCGCTTCCCGTCGATTCCTCCCATCTCGGCGTCGAAGACCGCGTCGCTTCTCTACGAAGTTGTCTTCTCCTGGTGCAGCTTCGCTCCGGCCTTCACCGTCGCCCTTCTCCCCCTCCAGGGGTTCCACACGGGTGTTCGCGGAGGCGCGGCAGGGGCGGCCTCTGCGTGCGTCCGAGCGGGGGCTGGTCTGGCCATTCTCGCCGTTCAGCTGCTGTTCCGGCTCCCTTCTTGGTGGGACTTTCCCGACATTTTCTCGACTGACGATACGTCCTCCGCTCCCTCACTCGACTCCGTGCTCGGCGCTGACGGCTCGGCTGCTGGCCCGAGTGTGCGTACACCGGAGCAACCGGTGGGCGCCGGGCTACCTGCTGTGACAAGCGGTGACGACGCGTGCTCGGCAGAGGCAGTGGCTGCGGCCATGTTCGCGTGCGGGTACTATGTGATAGCGGCGGCGCTGACGCTGATGCTCACGACGCATGTTCGCTTGCCCAAGTTCTTCGGGGACCAGAtcgtcgaggaagaggaagaaggcctcCAGGACTTGACTGCAGAggcgcgacgaagaagacggaaaaaCTCGGCTCGACCGGAACTCTGCCGCCTCGTGTCTCAGCGTTGGGGAGCCCAGTGGGTcgagggcgaagaggaaggcgttGGGGTCATTCTCGACcggctgtacatacacctcgtGACACACCCTGTCGACAGCAGCGGCGGGGAGCTGGAGGACGACGACGATTTGGAAGAAGTCGGGGACGACGTGCGCTTGCCAGGACCCGAGAGTGAACAGCCGAAGGAGGGGGGTGTCGAGGAGCGAGCGGACGGAGGGAGTGGACGATGTAGCCCGCGTCGAGCGCTGAGGAACAGGAAGAGTTCTGTGTATCCCAAGTGA
- a CDS encoding cyclin-dependent kinase regulatory subunit protein (encoded by transcript TGME49_220440), with product MDVSLRDQAAPDALEEAGPELSSQSLFPSPQSSLACLLTTVPRYAAASLLKENALIWGKDSLPRESLPTVESRNPSHPACNVQRGVAAEWKLQRETGTSLWAADCDGATSAACSSDWGDARCTYTGDKARATSEVRRQEDTHSSFCGLPDERDSSRDVEEDEKTHPKSDKDRGRAATRSAIHSGQASGSCKKTGEGDLVPKVAAQRQQGWEARGVEALCEGEAPRQIHFFSSAGNPELLRVPADSRRLPHTDGGCDRSGSFSRTALGPEKCSFAPASAHEGETDTMRRYLKARLHAERSQEDPGAVSILERGTQEEEAVNERMGCVRNERATETHGAVSECLETGDPAATVNGESAKAAGCGETEDASPQEEECDSEAEEQERERRVAANYKPLFVPVDERLGKKINCSFVRGDLRMYPKKLTQFGEVHYSPRYEDDRYVYRHVLLSSGVRKAAEEMAKHHSKTGFLSEEQFIYQLGIDLSPGWQHFMRFKGRLRELILRRPPTVEDEKRDGAPGEGDEISVDSDDSDFDESSRLVKTSRSSRRSADVADTAAPPTRLDDEEQKSGIALSEASAREASCLGPVLSVERCDSAEEQQRRVPERPTEDTQEKPFRQRAGKAVLEAAAGPGGVSRLQEEADKVAVVSQLGVANSASEGSSSDGAQVSSVHSRRQPSAEIRSQAVRKDGPCPSVESAQEAPTRERESACGASDPGECCRSESEDEKGKPPEQVSEEVARQRSCVQSRGSAGPRACRKRKGAPQVCGVEKVPAKAGSGVCKAQRCETACSRRSCVAGKQVFAEKEGERNSGQSSCARGRRRVYEQKKSGISGHEKHPKRPRRARVAGEGTSPS from the exons ATGGATGTGTCTCTCCGCGATCAAGCGGCGCCGGACGCCCTCGAAGAAGCAGGTCCCGAGCTTTCTTCccagtctctctttccatctCCGCAGTCGTCGCTAGCGTGTCTCCTCACCACAGTGCCTCGGTacgcagctgcttctctgctgaaGGAGAATGCGCTGATCTGGGGAAAGGACTCACTCCCCAGAGAGTCACTCCCTACCGTAGAGTCGAGAAACCCTTCCCACCCAGCATGCAACGTTCAGCGGGGGGTGGCTGCCGAGTGGAAGcttcagagagaaactggCACAAGTCTCTGGGCCGCCGACTGCGACGGAGCGACTTCCGCGGCCTGCTCCTCCGACTGGGGGGAcgccaggtgtacgtacaccggagATAAGGCTCGCGCTACGAGTGAAGTCCGGAGGCAGGAAGACACTCACTCCTCGTTTTGTGGACTGCCGGACGAGCGAGATTCCTCGCGAGAtgtcgaggaagacgagaagacacaTCCGAAGAGCGATAAAGATCGTGGACGAGCGGCAACACGCAGCGCGATTCACTCTGGGCAGGCGTCTGGGTCGTGTAAAAAAACTGGGGAAGGCGATTTGGTTCCAAAGGTCGCTGCTCAGAGACAGCAGGGGTGGGAGGCTCGGGGGGTCGAGGCCTTGTGTGAGGGGGAGGCTCCGAGACAAATCCATTTTTTTTCGTCAGCAGGCAATCCAGAGTTGTTGCGCGTCCCAGCAGACTCGCGTAGGCTTCCCCATACAGACGGAGGGTGCGACCGAAGCGGGTCTTTCTCCCGAACTGCACTTGGTCCAGAAAAGTGCTCTTTCGCACCCGCATCAGCTCATGAGGGGGAAACAGACACCATGCGACGGTACCTCAAAGCACGGTTGCACGCCGAGCGAAGCCAAGAAGACCCGGGAGCTGTCTCCATTCTGGAGCGCGGCacacaggaggaagaggcagtgAACGAACGAATGGGGTGTGTGCGGAACGAGCGCGCAACAGAGACCCACGGAGCCGTCTCCGAGTGTCTAGAGACTGGAGACCCAGCAGCGACAGTGAATGGGGAGTCTGCCAAAGCGGCAGGCtgtggagagacggaggacgCGAGTccccaggaagaagagtgcgACAGTGAGgcggaagaacaagagagagagcggcgagtGGCAGCAAACTACAAGCCGCTCTTCGTGCCGGTTGACGAGCGACTGGGGAAGAAAATCAACTGTTCCTTCGTTCGAGGCGATCTGCGCATGTACCCGAAGAAACTGACTCAATTTGGAGAAGTCCATTACTCCCCGCGATACGAAGATGATCGATACGTTTACCGCcacgttctcctctccagcgGGGTTCGAAAGGCAGCCGAGGAAATGGCAAAGCACCACTCAAAAA CTGGCTTTCTGAGTGAGGAGCAATTCATTTACCAGCTAGGCATCGACCTGTCTCCGGGGTGGCAGCACTTCATGCGCTTCAAAG GCCGTCTCAGAGAACTCATTCTGCGCAGGCCTCCAACGGTCGAGGATGAGAAGCGAGATGGCGCGCCTGGAGAGGGTGACGAA ATTTCGGTGGACTCCGATGACTCGGACTTCGACGAATCTTCTCGCCTTGTCAAGACTTCCAGGAGTTCGCGGCGCTCTGCAGACGTCGCAGATACCGCAGCACCGCCTACGAGActggacgacgaagagcagAAATCGGGGATTGCTCTCTCTGAAGCATCCGCCCGCGAGGCATCATGCCTAGGTCCTGTGTTATCTGTCGAACGTTGCGACTCTGCGGAAGAGCAGCAGCGTCGCGTCCCGGAAAGGCCAACAGAAGATACGCAGGAAAAGCCGTTTCGACAGAGAGCCGGGAAGGCGGTTCTCGAGGCTGCGGCTGGCCCTGGGGGGGTCTCCCGGCTgcaagaggaagcagacaaagTGGCGGTCGTGTCTCAGTTGGGAGTCGCGAATTCTGcaagcgaaggaagcagcagcgacgGCGCTCAGGTATCTTCTGTACACTCGAGGCGTCAGCCTTCCGCGGAAATTCGGTCGCAGGCCGTCCGAAAAGACGGTCCATGTCCATCTGTTGAAAGCGCACAGGAGGCACCCACTCGCGAAAGGGAGAGCGCGTGCGGCGCATCAGATCCGGGAGAGTGTTGTCGCTCTGAaagtgaagacgagaaaggaaaacctCCAGAACAGGTATCCGAAGAAGTTGCGCGACAGAGGTCCTGCGTCCAGAGTCGCGGGAGTGCCGGGCCGCGCGCAtgtcgaaaaaggaaaggtgCGCCGCAGGTGTGTGGCGTGGAGAAGGTCCCAGCGAAGGCAggctcgggtgtctgtaaAGCTCAGAGGTGCGAGACCGCCTGCAGCAGACGCAGCTGCGTAGCTGGGAAGCAAGTTTTCGCggaaaaggagggagaaaggaactcGGGGCAGAGCAGCTGTGCGCGCGGTCGAAGGCGAGTTTATGAACAGAAGAAATCTGGGATTTCGGGGCACGAGAAACATCCCAAGAGACCTCGACGGGCTCGAGTTGCAGGGGAGGGGACCAGTCCGTCGTGA